ataaattaaaataaataaggggatagtggtttgggtcatgattACACCCTTGGGGTATTGGTTTTAGATGGTGGGTTAGAGGTGGGTGACATGGCACTGACGTGGAGAGTCACGGTGGTCATGActacaccctatagcctaataaTCCATACCAACCAAGTTGGATGAGGCAAGAGGGTGATATAACAATCCATTAATAGTCCTGTGTGGCGATTAATGACCCAACCCATGCCCCCACACCCTTCAACCTAAGATCCACCTGTTTTGATCTGTTGCATGATATAAGAACCCAAATTGAACCGTTGTATCATTTGAGTAAACCCAAGTTGACCCATGACCAAATTCCTttacccaaatcaacccatttTTGTTGAATAAGTCATAATTGTTGTGTGTAACATAGCCCAGATTCAGCCAGATCACTTTTGGTTTCGGTCCAACCCATTAACATGATCAAAACCTTAACTATCAATCTATTCCAaagtaagaaaccaagtgtcaccCTAATTCTGTTGAAATGATTAATTCAGCATTAAACTTATATTTGTAAAATTATTATCTCTAAATTTATGTCTAGGATTATTATAAGATTAATTCAGCATTAAACTTATATTTGTAAAATTATTATCTCTAAATTTATTTCTAGGATTATTGAATTCTTGTTGCCACTAGTAAAAGCATATTACAAAATCGGGCCATAAATTCATACAAATATGCATCTAATAGACTAAGAAGTTAGTTGATTCAAAACAACTAGAATTAAGAGATACTGATTTCAACTACAGGAGAGGCTCGATAGAGGTTCAACAACTTCGTAGCAAACATCAACTTCTTACCATACGCAAGGTACGAGTAGGGACGAATAACAATACTTTTTAGGAAAGGTGAACACGCAAGTAAATACTTTATCAAACACACTTCATTCTCAGAACCTTTCAAATATTCAAACGTCACACTTCGTAACAACTCCATCGTGTTGTATTCTACCTCTTGAGAACAAATTGCATGTGTCTGCACATCATACTGCAAGAATAACTAGTATTAAAATGCAAAACTTTATAAAGCTAACAAGACAAGCAATATGATACATACCAAATCAGTTGTTGTGATTTCAAGTGTTTGCAGATTTGGAAAGCTCCTAATCAATTCAAAAGCACGTGATAGATTCATACCGTTGTCTAAATATATAGATAACTTAAGAGCCTTGAGGCAGGGAAAGACGGTAGAGAACCTCTTTTTAGCACCACCTTCTCTCAACTACAAGAAAAGTGGTCTGATAATTCATAAAGCCTTTTCGCAATATAATGAATATGCCGTAAAATGAGACAATTTTTCTGTAAAGTAAACTTTAAAGACACAACTTATCCTTACTTGGCAGTCTTGAAAATCCAAATCAAGTTCTTGAAGTTTTGGAAGAGATCCCAAAAGTTCAAAGATAGTACTGGAACTCATGACGCTTGTATCGTCAAGATCATAAAATTTCAAagataatattttgagattttcaAGTTTTGCAATCTCAACTACCTTTACTTTGCCTACTTCAAACAGACCATCCATGGTCAAATCCTCAAGTAACGGACACCCCGTCAAAAACTTCCCAACTTCAAAGTCCTCTTCAATTTCCACAAACAAGTCTAAGCTCAATAGGTTTGGAAAACCATGAAAAGTAGGTGGAGGATTGAAATAACAATTATAAAGTTTCAAATGTTCCAATTCTAAACAAGAGAAAAGATGGGTAGGCAAGTTAAGTAGTGTTACATCCGAATTATTAATAGAGAGGTCCTTAATCCCTTTTGGTGACAAGAACCTAATCCAACGTCTAATATGTTTAGCATCCAAAACCAACACGTCGTCTAAGAAGAGGACAAATTTTGTGATGGAACCTCTAAGATGATGAAGAATCCTACTTATAATTCTAACATGATTGTTCTTGCCTTGTGTTTTTGATAAATACTTAAAGAAGTCGTCATCAAATACAAGTTGGCTAAGCATAGTCCACTTAAACCTCCAGTTTCTTGACAAAACACCGGTCCTCACAGCATCTTGTAACGGCAATATCTAAGCATAGTCCACTTAAACCTCCAGTTTCTTGACAAAACACCGGTCCTCACAATATCTGGCATGTCGCTGATAAAGTCTTGTGGTGCAAACTTGGATGTTTTATGTCTCTTGTGATACAGTTCCATTATTCTAAGAAAAAGACTTGTATTAATGACAGACATTAATAGATGGAATAAATAGCCATGATAATGAGTCAAAACATATGTTATGCAAGAGAAATATAATATAATTGAGTTTACAAAATAAATACTTAAGTTTCATATTTGAACGAAATTAAGGGTAAAATATATAACAAAAAGTTGATCATGAAAGGTTAAAGGGATTGATTTGTTTAAAAGACGGTTGTGTTTCAACAGAGAAATGTATATCCAAAACACAAGATTCACAAACCAAGAGTCACTGGCAGTCCGGTTCATCAATCATCAGCTTCCAGATAGTCGGCTGGTTATGGCGGTTGGTTGAACCGGTTCAGGAATTTGAAATATTGAAACTATGCAGAGAAACTAAAAAGGAAGGAGGGTAGATAGATCATACTGGATGAAAGTAAAAGTAAACTGCTTTTAAATGagaccaaacttgaggtgtattTAACTAAggtggaggagagagagagagagaggggggtttagtttaggtgctgtttgttttttcagaggtaaaatgtctgcagttTGCGGACCACATCTACAGACATCTGAAccagaagaggtggaccaaacctctacaTTCTGCAAGAAGAAGAATGTTTGGTTTTTAACTTCTGCAAACTACTCAAATAGTAGGCATGAATAACAATAAAAAATCAGCAAACTAACACCAAAATTTAGCAAAGTAACATCAAAAATTCAGCAAAGTAACACCAAAATTCAGcaaattaacatcaaaattctaCAAACTAACACCAAAATTCAGCAAACTAACATCAAAATTCTGCAAACTAACACCAAAATTAAGCAAACTAGCACCAAATTTTAGCATataatctgaaaaaaaaaaacatataatctGAAAAAATGCAAACAAATAACCTTGAAATTAAACCTAAACCACATATGATCAGAAAAAAAACATATAACTTATAATCTAAAAAGAAACATAGAACTTATAATCTGAAACAAAAAATAACTTcaattctgaaaaaaaaaaaacatacctgAGGAGTTTGTCGACGGAGATGGCAGAGGTGGAGATGGGTGAACGACGGCAGCAGTTGAGGGGAAAACGCGACGGCAGAGGTGGAGATGGGTGAACGACGGAGGTGGAGGGGGTAGTGGAGGTGCGGCGGAGGTGGAAGGGGTAGCGGAGGTGCGGCGGGGTGGAGGGGGTagcggaggtggaggtggtagCGGAGGTGTGGCGGAGGTGGAGGGGGTAGCGGAGGGGAGGCGGAGGTGTGGCGGAGGTGGAGGGGGAAGCTGAGGAGGTGAGATCTCTGCTGGAGAAGTGGAGATGGGGCTAGTGTTTCTGAGGTTTGAAGATGTGCAGGTTGAGAAGTGGAGCTTGAAGAGTTTTGAAGAGGCAAGGCGACATCTGTATGAGGAAGACCTTTCGAAGAGGTTTTTTAGAGAAGTTGAGGTGGAGAGAGAAATTTAACTTAGGTGGAGAGAGAGAGTGGTTTAGTTTAGAGAAGTTGAGGTGGAGAGAGAAAACGAGAAGAAATGGTGTTTAAACTTGCATGAGACCAAGGGGTATGGGGGCCGGTTTAGGCctggcgccggtcccccacaccgccccccttgGCCCGGCTTGTGATAACCGGCTGCAGCAAGACGAAGATGACGGGccttcatctctctctctctcttctttctctatcctgtctctctctaaaacaacaaatAACTTATATTGTGTGGGGCTCCATCCTCCACCCCTTAGGTTCATTCTCTGCAAGCCTCTCCTACGTGGCGCTGACGTGGCGGCCTATCCTTATGGGGATAAGCCTCCCCATACCCACTAGTCTGAGCTAACAAATCTTTTTGGTTCAggtttttcaatttttatataatttttcagattttctacaacaacaacaaccatacccagtatatcccacaaatagcaaagctacttatagggtctgggaagggtgggatgtagacagaccttgcctccaTCCCTAaagatagagaggctgcttccagagagacccccggctcgaaAATCATTAACCTACCAGCGCACCaagtcaaaatatatatatatatatatatatatatatatatatatatttatatatatatatatatatatatttatatatataaaatatataaataagaaGTCAGAGAGTATACCAACACACAACAAACCAACATATCAAGAAAGTGATCAGAGAGTGACACAATATAGTGTTAGACATGTATTGTAGCATACAACATCATATGGGTATAAACACAAGACGACAATCACCTGTAAAGTCACTTAAAAGATAAGAAGAATCTACGTCCCTAAATAGACCTAAGACCCTACTGCGATATCTTCTAGAAGTCTTTAACCCTAATTCTACGCCTCCACGAAGTCTTATCTTGGGTCATGTCCTCAGAAAGGTGCAACTCTAATAAATCATGCCTAATTTGCTCATCCCATGTCAGTTTGGGTCTACCTCTTCCTCTCTTCCCCTCCACAGTGAGATtttccactactctaactggTGCCGTCGTTTCCCtccgcttcacatgcccaaaccatctcaatctcccctccttaATCTTATCTGATATACTAGCCACTCCTAACCTTTCCCTAAAAACTACATTTCTTATTCGATCTAACCTCGTGTTtccacacatccacctcagcatcctcatctctgcCACCTCCATTTTGCGCGCTTGTGTCTTCTTAATAGCCCAACAGTCTGTTCCATATAGCATAGCAGGCCTAATTGCTACCCTGTAAAATTTCCCCTTTAGTTTAGTTGGGAACCTCCTATCGCATAATACCCCTCTGGCTGCCCTCCATCTACACCAGCCAGCCTGTATGCGATGGGTTACATCACTATCTATGCCACCATCTCTTTGTACAAATGACCCCAGATACTTAAATTTAGTTGCCTGCGGGACCAACTGATCCTCAATGGTGATTTGGGTGTTATCGTCATCGGCTAGACCACTGAAATCGCAGTGTAGATACTCAGTCTTAGATCGACTAATTCTTAGGCCCTTGCTCTCTAAAGCTACTCGCCACTCCTCTACCCTCTCGTTCAGGCAGTTTTTAGACTCTGCAATCAACACAATATCATCTGCAAAAAGCATGCACCACGGAACTGTCTCCTGGATCAACTTGGACAACTCATCCAAGACAACCGCAAAAAGAAAAGGGCTCAACGCAGACCCTTGATGGAGTCCTACCTCCACCGGAAAGGAGTTTGTATCTCCTACAGGGGCGCGGACACTAGTCTCTGTTCTATCGTATGTATCCTTAATTATGTCTATATACTTCCCCGGTAGCCCTCGACCTTCCAAAGTATCCCAAATCAGTTGACGTGGGACAGTGTCATATGCCTTTTCAAGGTCGATAAACACCATATGTAAATCTTGCTTCTTCGCTCTATATTTTTCCATCAACCTTCTTAGAATATGTATCGCTTCTGTAGTTGACCTCCCTTTCATGAATCCAAATTGATTTACTGAAACCTGAGTTTCTCTTCTAATTCTAGTTTCAATTATCCTCTCCCAGAGCTTCATAGTATGACTTAGCAGTTTGATTCCTCTGTAGTTCCCACAACATTGGACGTCTCCTTTATTCTTGTATAAAGGCACCACGACACTACTCCTCCATTGATCTGGCATTTTTCCAGTCTTGAAGATAAGATTGAACAAAAATGTTAACCATCGGACTCCTTCTTCCCCCAAACACTTCCACACCTCAATCGGTATGTTATCCAGACCCACTGCCTTGCCTCTTCCCATCCTCCTAAGTGCCATCCTCACCTCTTCATGTGTGATCCTCCTACAGTAGCAATTATTCCGTTGTCGCCTTTGAGTCATGGGATTGCCGCTATCTTGTTGGTATGCCCTTCCATCgttgaaaagattgtggaagtagGTTTGCCATCTCAACTTAATGTCATGTGCCTTGACCAAAACACGTCCATCCTCTCCTTTGATGAACTTTACTACTCCTAGATCTTGTCTTCTTCGCTCCCTAGCTTTGGAAATCTTGAACATTTCAAGGTCCCCCTCTTTCGTTTCCAAACGTTCATATATTTGTTTATATGCTGTGTTTTTTGCCTCAGTCACCGCCTTTTTCGCTTCCCTTTTTGCCTTCTTGTATATCTCCTTCACCCTCAGCCGCTCCCCCTCATCTGTGCACCTCAAAAGATCTCTAAAACTCTGTTGCTTATCTCTAAAACTCTGTTGCTTTTCAGATTTTCTAGTTTTCTAATAATATGACGTTATATACTTactaatttttatattttattgagTATTTATTATGTATTTGTTTTTTCTACTACTTTATGTAAAATTATACATCCACTCCAAAGTTGTAAAAATCGTATTAAATTATATATGACCGGTTCTTAAAATTATACATGTGATGTTAAAGGGTATTTTAATTATGGAAAATTACTAAATTGTTACTTGACCAACCAACATTATCAAATTGTCAGCCTAGATGTTAAAGGGTATTTTAATTAGGGAAAATTACCAAATTGTCACTTGACCAACCAACATTACCAAATTGTCAGCCTCAAGCTCCCTTGGACGGACTCCTGCACTATGGGAGGTGTTCGTTTGTCACTTGAAGAGTCCATGTATGAGGAGCTGACACATGTCCGACATAAAGGTTGGCTGACTCCTCCCATTGCTCGGCCGACTCCTCCCATTTTGGCTGACGCTTCGGAAGAGTCCACTGAAACTTCGGAAGAGTCCACTGACGCTTCGGGCGGAAGAGTCCACTGACGCTTCGGGCAGAAGAGTCAACCACTGACGCTTCGGAAGAGATAATAACAAATAATTCTAGATAGAGAAAACACACATGTGGACTCTTCTTTGTTGGACACACGTAACCACCTCATTCATAGACTCTTCAACTTTACTGTCAGACGCTTCCCATACCGGATAAGTCCGCCCATGGACGCATGAGGGTGACATTTTGATAAGTTGAGTTGGCCAAGTGAAATTTTGATAATTTTCCTTTCTAATTATATGTAAAAATCTAAAGTTAGAGCATCCACAATAGGAACCattaaaaacaacaaaaacatgTCCAGTCAGTTGTCACATCAGAAAAACACTCACcgttcaaaaacatcaaaaacccaCCCAATAAGAAAACACAAAAACACTTAAAAACATTGTCACATCATCACCACCTTTTACATTTAATTTTAAttacatatttatatatatgtgtatatatagagagagaaagacacCCAACCCCATTTGGCCCCACCCAGTGCCACTTTCTTCCAATTTTTTCTTGTATGTGAAGTAGAATGCATGATAAAAAATGGAACTCACAAACACAACCCATAATAGTAGAAATGGATATAAATGCCACATCATCCtctaaaaacaagaaaaaattaGCTATTGATGATGCTCTTATTGAGAGATGATGCTCTTAATGGTTTCATTTCATGGACCATCTTTGTTATCCATATGGATAACTTTGGATTGAAACACTatagagaaaaatgcaatttgcgtccctgtggtatgtgTCAAACATCAACCTGAGTCCCTAAATGCAAattttggttttttgagcccctgacCTTATAAATTCATAACACTTTGAGTCCTTCTATCACACTAccgtttgtttgattgtttgaccCAGGGGTAAGACCGTCTTTTGTCATCTCTTCCCTTGTAAAACCCCCCAATTTCTTCTATCTTTCTTCTCTTGTTGCATCTCTCCTTTTTCTCTACTACCAGCAGTAGTAGTTAGGGTCTCATtatcctctttctctctctctctccacacTTCCTTTAATACAGTTACTCAAATTTATACCACTGCCTCTTGCTCCATCCAATCATCGATGCGCTTATGCATCGTCACTTGACTTGATTTGAATTCGAGTCTCTGTTACTGCCATTGCCGATTTCTCAATTTGAATCTAGTTTTCTGCAACGAAAATGGTGGTTTCTGGACCGTTAACACCTGGACAGGTATACATATTAACTGCTATTGCTATTGCTAATgctaatgataatgataatgctGATGTTGAAAATCTATTGTTGATTAGTTGGATTTGGCATCTGTCGGTGTGTAGTTGTTAGGTTCCAGTTTTTTTGTTCTTGAGCTGTAGATAATTGTAGATTACTGTGTGAACTTTGATGAGTTCATTAAGTGTAATATTCAATTATTGCATAATTGCTCATTGTAGCTAGTTGGTGCAATAACTTGTTATAGAGTTTCCTTTTCAACTTTAAGATTGTTTGCTCTGTTTTGATTATTGTTTGCTCTGTTTCCTTTTTAAACCGTATTGTATCAATACGTGTTGGATGGAAACAAGAAAAGTAACAATTAACAAATACAAGTGTAAAGAACAAACAGAGAAATATGTTAAGTTTAAATACCTGATGTCATGTGTAATTTTCTTTAATGGGTATATGTAGTAGATGTAATTTTGTTATCATATCAATCCAGTATATTGTGTACTTCACAAATGCAAACACACATTTTTGTTTTCATGACATACCAAATAAGCAAACACAAATTACAAACGTCATGTGTTAGGACCATTTAGAAGAGTTGAAATTTGAATGTTACACGGTGAGGCTGATCATGGACAACAGCTTGATCTTTGTTAGAATCACTTTAGTATTTAACCTTTGTTAGTACATGACCATTTTACCTGCCATATGTTGTTTACAGTGAGGCTGATCATGGAGTTTAGGTGATCCGATGAAGTTTAggtgaagtggtggtggtggcagataggtggtggtggcaggtggatTATGCTGGTGATGGGGGTAGTTGCTGGTGGTAGGAtaattagagagagagagagagaagtagtAGATGGGTTATTTCATGGTGTTTGTAttatttagtaaaaaaaaaattttgagaaaaaaagcaagaaaagaatttaggggctcaggttgatgtttcaCTCATACCACAGGGActcaaagtgttatgaatatatgcAAAAAGACGGTCTTACCCCTGGGTCAAACAGTCAAACAAACGGCAGTGTGACAGAAGGATTCAAACTGTTATGAATTTATAAGGTTAGGGGCTTAAAAAACCAAAATTTgcatttaggggctcaggttgatgtttgACACATACtacagggacgcaaattgcatttttctcaaaGTCTATAATTTCTAATATAGGTATATCAAATTTATAATACGGATATATCATGTTGGTGATTCTTTTATTTTCGTGCTTAGCATCAACTTTTTTATGCAATTTCTTTTTGCAAGCACATTTTTTCCGTCTAAGTCTCAACATAAACACCACTAAACCCATCATTAAATCCTAATCCAAATGCCTAAAAAAAGTTGACGACCCAACCCCACCACACACGTCACACGGCCTACTTTAACAACCAACGAGTGAAGCATATTATACACTTATAAAGAAGCAAGATAACTATGCATATAGGTGTTGTAACATTAGCTATGGGAGctttccaaaaaaaaatatagaaatcttcatttttaaccctaaagttttaatgttTGATCATTTAAGTATAAACTTTTaatctttgtttcttttttaactctaaacttttaatctttcacaatttaccctaaagttttattctttgacaatttaagtttaaaatttttaatatttgtttcctttttaaccctaaagattTACTCTTtcacaatttaagtttaaagttttagtATATGGTAagttaaccactttgattttttttacttatgtgttgtaatcttggctttggggggttttttcaaagaaaaatggttatgcatatggttgttgtaaccttggctttaagggttttcaaaaaaaaaaaattgctttttttacttttcacccaaaagtgtttcataaattacttttaacccaaaactatttgttttttttttttttacttttaacacaaaattttttatcttttacaatctatcttcacaattttttttactttcaactttggtcctttatagttttcattttccgcaaattttttcgctttatgcttcgttcaaaattttgtgacttaacacatcgcaacgtgcgtctttggtttagcgtttttacgtttcattctaaattttgcgagttaacacgacgcaacgtacgtgtgtgggtgaacgtttttacatcgtctattttttcccgtttgacaggttcaacataacgtgcgcgtcctaaatcgacttagttataattaaagaatccccgccgcattgcggcgggttgTAATTCTAGTTTATTATAATTTTTAACAATGTGAAGTGTGAGACGACAATGATTATTGGATCATTTACCACAACTCCCGGCCACCGACTAAGACTCGCCTGCTATCAGGCCGAATAGATTGCAGCCCGATAACTTTTGGTTTCTATCCAACCCGTTCATCCGACCAAAACATTTGCTACCAAGTATCAATTTCATATCCATTGTGATTCATCCCAAAGTGAGAAACCAAACGTCAGCTTAATTCATAGTAGACTAACAAAAACGTCTTTCATTTCTCCTTGCCGCTATTTAGAGCATATTACACAATTGGGCCATAGATTCGTACAATTATGCATCAAGTATAAGAGAGGTTCAAAACAACTAAAACCGAAAGAGATCGATTTCAGCTACAGGCGAGGCTCGATGGAGCATCAACAACTTCTTAGCAAACATAAACTTTTCATCCGACCCAATGAACGAGCAGCGAATAACAATCTTTTTTAAGAAAGGGGAGCACGCAAGTAAATACTTTATCAAACATAGTTCATTCTCTGAACCTTTCAAGCATTCAAACATCACACTTCGAAGGTGCAACAACGTCGTTGTATTGTAGTCTACCTCCGGGGAACAAATTGCAGATGTCGAGATATCATCCTGCAACAATAAGTAGTATTCAAAAGCTAAACTATATACAAGATTATAAAACGAgcagtgttgtaagaatcgctaggcACTAATCGGCCGATGGGGTACTGACTAGCGATTAATCAGATTGAGATTctatatgtaattttcaattttatatgtatatacaaacatttttatatgtatttttttaagtagacatgttttaacacCTTCGACCAATATTTTCAAGCAGATAGGATACAGGTGTTGGTCAAGAATCTCGTTGGTCAAGAATCTGGCCGGAATCGCTAGAATGCCACCGATTTTTGGCTAATTAGGACTGAATTTGACCATTGTTGACCACCTACTGATTAATTGGCCGATTATAAAAAAATTACTCGGCGAACCTCCGACTAGCGATAAGTGGCGACTGACTAATCGGAGGCTAGTCAGGATTTTACAACCATTAAAACGAGCAGTGTGATACATACCAACTCACGTGCGATTTCAAGGATCTGCAGATTCGGAAAGCTCCTAATCAATTCAAAAGCACATGATAACTTCATACCATTGTCTAAACATATACATGATAATTTAAGAGCCTTGAGGCAGGGAAAGACGGTAGGGCAAGTCTTTTTAGCACCACCTTCTCTCAACTACAAGAAATGTGGTAAGATAATTCAAAAAACGTTGTTGCAATATAATGAATAAAACAAGACTATGTTTCCGTAAACCTCAAACACCCAACTTAACCTTACCGTGCAGTAATGGAAACCCAAATGAAGCTCTTGAAGTTTCGGAAGAGAACCCACAAGCTCAAAGATAGTACCGGAACTTGTGATGCTCATATTGTCAAGATCACATAATTCCAAagataatattttgagattttcaATCTTTGCAATCTCAGTTACTTGTACAACTTTGACATGTTCAAAGAGATTATCAATGGTCAAATTCTCAAGTAAGGCACACCGAGCAAAAAATTCGCTAAGTTGAATGTTCTCTTCAAAATCCACACACAACTCTAAACTCAATAGGTTTGGAAAACCATGAAAAGTAGGTGGAGGGTTGAAATAACAGTTAGAAAGTTTCAAATGTTTCAACTCTACACAAAAGAAAAGATGGGTAGGCAAGTTAAGTGGTGTTGGACCCCAGTTGATAAGAGTGAGGTCCTTAATTCCTTTTCGCGACAAGAACAAAATCCAGCGATTAATATGATTAGCATCCAACATGCCTCCGTCGAGGAAAAATTTTGTGATGGAACCTCTAAGCTGATGAAGAATCCTACTTATAATTCTAACATGATTATTCTCGCCttgggtttttgataaatactcAAAGAAGTCGACATCGAATATGAGTTGGCTAAGCATAGTCCACTTAAACCTCCAGCTTTTCGACAAGATACTAGTCCTCACCGCATCTTGTAACGGCAATAGATCCAGGATATTAGTTATCACATGATCAGGCATGTGGCTAATAAAATCTTGTGGTGCAAAGTGACTGAGTTCCATAATTATTATTCTAACAAATAGGCATATGTTAATAATAAACATATATGATATAAACTATCCATCTGACCTTCTAAACAGATTTGAAACCCAGTTTACGAAGGAAATAATTGAAGTATGAAGATAGACAAAATTAATGGACATTTGGGGATGGTCTCCAAAACCTAGATTTACAAAATCTAACGATTCGGTAAAGATATTGGTATCAAACAAGCAACAGGTTTCTACAGATAAGCAGCAAGCAACTCATGAAAATATAGCTAACCTTTTATGCAGAAAACGTCACCGATGAGTGAGTTGCTCCAAGTGAAATTAATTTGGGGACGATATCCCTTTCATTATTTATTTCGGTTTTGTACCCAGTTAGGTTCAAGATCCGTTTGGCACTAAAAATAACTACCGTGTGTTGACTGTTAAACTAAACAAAAAATAGATATAGAAACATTGAACCATAAAATTTAGCAAAGACGTTAACAATATCTGAAATCTTATGTAAAAAGTGAAGTCTGTTGCGGCGATAACATTAAATCGGAAAAAAATAGATGTAAACATGTTGAACCACGCACGGACGTTGCAACATTAACTCGCGACTCAATCGGAGTTTGAACTTATAATAATAGTATGATAATATTTAAATAGATTTATAAAGTACAGGGTTTAATAACATTAAAAGTAAACCATAAGGGTTATTCGATAAGTATATTAATACTCTAGGAAAGATTTTTACTTTTAGTAATAGTTTAAGGGAAAAAAGATAAATATTTATATGCAATAGAAACTTGTACACATAGATTTAAGACTTATACAtatagataaaaaaaaattaaaacaaaatagtGGATGTCACATGTCATCCACCTATTGACCTAC
This is a stretch of genomic DNA from Helianthus annuus cultivar XRQ/B chromosome 16, HanXRQr2.0-SUNRISE, whole genome shotgun sequence. It encodes these proteins:
- the LOC110920488 gene encoding F-box/FBD/LRR-repeat protein At1g13570 isoform X3, whose translation is MLSQLIFDVDFFEYLSKTQGENNHVRIISRILHQLRGSITKFFLDGGMLDANHINRWILFLSRKGIKDLTLINWGPTPLNLPTHLFFCVELKHLKLSNCYFNPPPTFHGFPNLLSLELCVDFEENIQLSEFFARCALLENLTIDNLFEHVKVVQVTEIAKIENLKILSLELCDLDNMSITSSGTIFELVGSLPKLQELHLGFHYCTLREGGAKKTCPTVFPCLKALKLSCICLDNGMKLSCAFELIRSFPNLQILEIARELDDISTSAICSPEVDYNTTTLLHLRSVMFECLKGSENELCLIKYLLACSPFLKKIVIRCSFIGSDEKFMFAKKLLMLHRASPVAEIDLFRF
- the LOC110920488 gene encoding F-box/FBD/LRR-repeat protein At1g13570 isoform X1, with protein sequence MFIINICLFVRIIIMELSHFAPQDFISHMPDHVITNILDLLPLQDAVRTSILSKSWRFKWTMLSQLIFDVDFFEYLSKTQGENNHVRIISRILHQLRGSITKFFLDGGMLDANHINRWILFLSRKGIKDLTLINWGPTPLNLPTHLFFCVELKHLKLSNCYFNPPPTFHGFPNLLSLELCVDFEENIQLSEFFARCALLENLTIDNLFEHVKVVQVTEIAKIENLKILSLELCDLDNMSITSSGTIFELVGSLPKLQELHLGFHYCTLREGGAKKTCPTVFPCLKALKLSCICLDNGMKLSCAFELIRSFPNLQILEIARELDDISTSAICSPEVDYNTTTLLHLRSVMFECLKGSENELCLIKYLLACSPFLKKIVIRCSFIGSDEKFMFAKKLLMLHRASPVAEIDLFRF
- the LOC110920494 gene encoding F-box/FBD/LRR-repeat protein At1g13570, translated to MLSQLVFDDDFFKYLSKTQGKNNHVRIISRILHHLRGSITKFVLFLDDVLVLDAKHIRRWIRFLSPKGIKDLSINNSDVTLLNLPTHLFSCLELEHLKLYNCYFNPPPTFHGFPNLLSLDLFVEIEEDFEVGKFLTGCPLLEDLTMDGLFEVGKVKVVEIAKLENLKILSLKFYDLDDTSVMSSSTIFELLGSLPKLQELDLDFQDCQLREGGAKKRFSTVFPCLKALKLSIYLDNGMNLSRAFELIRSFPNLQTLEITTTDLYDVQTHAICSQEVEYNTMELLRSVTFEYLKGSENEVCLIKYLLACSPFLKSIVIRPYSYLAYGKKLMFATKLLNLYRASPVVEISIS
- the LOC110920488 gene encoding F-box/FBD/LRR-repeat protein At1g13570 isoform X2; its protein translation is MELSHFAPQDFISHMPDHVITNILDLLPLQDAVRTSILSKSWRFKWTMLSQLIFDVDFFEYLSKTQGENNHVRIISRILHQLRGSITKFFLDGGMLDANHINRWILFLSRKGIKDLTLINWGPTPLNLPTHLFFCVELKHLKLSNCYFNPPPTFHGFPNLLSLELCVDFEENIQLSEFFARCALLENLTIDNLFEHVKVVQVTEIAKIENLKILSLELCDLDNMSITSSGTIFELVGSLPKLQELHLGFHYCTLREGGAKKTCPTVFPCLKALKLSCICLDNGMKLSCAFELIRSFPNLQILEIARELDDISTSAICSPEVDYNTTTLLHLRSVMFECLKGSENELCLIKYLLACSPFLKKIVIRCSFIGSDEKFMFAKKLLMLHRASPVAEIDLFRF